From Rhodovastum atsumiense, a single genomic window includes:
- a CDS encoding ABC transporter substrate-binding protein — MKRLACRPPRTALPSPAAPPGRRAALLGAGAFATAALLAGRVAAAPSPAIGTPRKLTLSWSPSSLCHIAVPVAVKEGFFIRHGLDVDLISWGSTTDALLASLSTGKADIAVGMVLRWIKPLEQGFDVRLTGGTHAGCMRIMAAPSAHIANLGHLRGKRIGIGDVAGVDKNFFAIALKKAGVNPVTDVDWRTFPPDMLGVAISKGEVDAISTGDPLAYNLRRSAGLIEIASNMDAEYANRACCVIAAGGALLRNDRPAAAAATLALVEAADWAHHHPAEAAAIFAPYAPTRNLEELTDTLRSYGNHRHPTGRDFRGDIIAYVNELKDIEVIKPSVNAERFADRICVDVLAS; from the coding sequence ATGAAGCGCCTCGCATGCCGTCCCCCGCGTACCGCCCTCCCCTCGCCGGCTGCGCCCCCCGGGCGCCGGGCCGCACTGCTGGGGGCCGGTGCCTTCGCCACCGCTGCCTTGCTGGCGGGCCGCGTTGCCGCAGCCCCGTCCCCCGCGATCGGCACGCCCCGCAAGCTGACGCTGTCCTGGTCACCGAGTTCGCTCTGCCACATTGCTGTTCCGGTCGCGGTGAAGGAAGGGTTCTTCATCCGGCACGGCCTTGATGTCGATCTGATCAGCTGGGGCTCGACCACCGATGCGCTGCTGGCATCGCTGTCCACCGGCAAGGCCGATATCGCGGTGGGCATGGTGCTGCGATGGATCAAGCCACTGGAGCAGGGCTTCGACGTCCGGCTGACCGGGGGCACGCATGCCGGCTGCATGCGGATCATGGCGGCACCGTCCGCGCACATCGCCAACCTGGGACATCTGCGGGGCAAGCGCATCGGCATCGGCGACGTCGCCGGCGTGGACAAGAACTTCTTTGCCATTGCCTTGAAGAAGGCCGGGGTGAATCCGGTGACCGACGTGGACTGGCGCACCTTCCCGCCGGACATGCTTGGCGTGGCCATCAGCAAGGGCGAGGTCGATGCGATCAGCACCGGTGACCCGCTGGCCTACAACCTGCGTCGCAGCGCCGGCCTGATCGAGATCGCCTCCAACATGGACGCCGAATACGCCAACCGCGCCTGCTGCGTCATCGCCGCCGGCGGCGCCCTGCTGCGCAACGACCGGCCGGCCGCGGCGGCAGCCACGCTGGCGCTGGTCGAGGCGGCCGACTGGGCCCACCACCATCCGGCCGAGGCCGCCGCCATCTTCGCGCCGTACGCGCCGACGCGGAATCTGGAGGAACTGACCGATACCCTGCGCAGCTACGGCAATCACCGCCATCCGACCGGGCGCGATTTCCGCGGCGACATCATCGCCTACGTCAACGAGCTGAAGGACATCGAGGTGATCAAGCCCAGCGTGAACGCCGAGAGATTCGCCGACCGGATCTGCGTGGACGTGCTCGCGTCCTGA